Genomic segment of Candoia aspera isolate rCanAsp1 chromosome 2, rCanAsp1.hap2, whole genome shotgun sequence:
aactgaccccccccccccgggcttTCTTAATGGCCTACTATCCCAAGTACTACCCAGGACTTGCTAAACTGAGGTCAACTTTAATTTCAGAACTTAATATGTACAATCGCAAAATCCAAAGCAGAATAATTCTGTTATGCTAATATTAAGAATAGTCTTAgggaaattaaatattttcctgTATTTAAGACACAGGTACTCTTACATGTATGAACTTCaaaaccccagaattcccagccagaagaaaaccatTGCTGAAAATATAGGGGAAGGCTTATCTATACTTTTTTTATTAACAGAGATTGCCCAGTTAAGTGAACATTTGGTCAATGGTAGTATTATTTCTCACCAACAAAAAAGGCTTTTGCCTagaatatgctttttaaatacaGCAACTtaaccttaaaatcaaatatatttttacaAACCATTTCTTAGAAGACTGGTAATCAAAATAACCTCTGGGAAGTAAACAATGATCCAAACCAATAACAttgttcctcttccacctgctctGTTTATACGAAGTCTGCTAAAGTTAATTTTTGCCCCAAACTATATCTGCTTTGCCTGATTCAATAATTAAACAAGCCCATATTAGTTTATGATGCCTCTGTACAACTTTCCATTTCATTAattcttttttgaaattaataataattaccaCTATAtaaagtgtgtatgtgtaaataATCATGATTAAAACTCACCTTGCTAGGGTGAATGCCCACATGTACAGTTGTGCCATTAGCTTTCTCACGCTGTACACGCTCAATGTAGATAACATACTTCTTTCTATATACCTGGACTACCTTGCCAATCTGCTGTCCTTTATAATGGCCCCGAACCACCTAGAAATAAAGGTATCTGTTatcctttaaaataatattaattttaatataattcttaCAATATTAAGGTATTTTAATATTAGGAAGTGCAAGCTTAAGGATAATCTGTGAATGCATCATAGAAGGATTTCCTACACTCATGATAAAGTATTACAGTAGCAGCAGTTGTGTAGCACTGCAGATTTGAAGGTAAGAATGTGCTTTAGAGGGAGCAAATGTATCACCTGCTTACTGTTCCTTAAAGCAGTTATGCCTGTAAGAGATTGTCAGGGGGCTGGGAAAGGGAGAGAGTAGATATAGACAATCAAGAGACAGATGTTGAGTCCACTGGCTGTCTATCTCATAAACAGCAAGTTAACCCAAGTGACAAGAAACCTGTGAAGAAAGGTTTTAACTCAGAGACTCTGCTGTaatgaactcactataaatgagtttataatgccttctctgctgcagtacctgccctatggaacaaccTCCCCCTGAGATTCAGATAGCCCCAACCCTCTTAGCCTCCCAGAAGGCTGTTAAAACTTGCCTCTCCCCCAAGTGTTAGGGGAGCCCaatttatttgtgtgttttatGGAATTGTTATGTAAcgtcttcattatttttttacccctggtattgtatttttttaattggttatGGATTTCATCACTATTAATAGAAGAAAAAGATAGCTTGACATACTTGAACTTCATCATCCTTTCGGATGGGCATAGAGCGAACATTGTACTTCTGCCTCAATTCTTTGGAGAGGGGTGAAGACATGATCTTCCTCCGAATGTGAGATGGAGCATTGAAGTGCCGTTTACGATTCTTGCTGCGATCCGAAGTCACAAATGGATTGAACTTCATTTTGACTGGAGAAAATACATGTTATAGAACTAAATATTCATTGAGAAATATATTAAGATTGCAATCTGAAAATATTTATCAAGTCACTGCAATAATAACTGGAGTTTGTGCAGATATAATACTATTCCCTAACCCAAGAGTATGTTATTGTCAGAATGTGTAGATAACATCACCTGTACATATGGGAACTTGAAGCTGCTTTTGAAAATTTCTTTCCTGCTCTAACAATATCCTATAAAATGCTCTCTATATAGGTCTGAGGTTATCAATCTTCATTACTGTATTTCTAAATACCAGCATAACCAATAAATTCATGTAAAAGCTTACTGGCTTTGCTAGACTATTATTCTACCTACAGTAAGCAGCCTTATtcctctatatatatatatatatatatagttcagAGTTATTAACCTGAAAACAAGAATATAGCATTGATcaaactttgggaaaaaaaaaaccctaaacagaTGGATTCATAAATTTCACTATGTTCAGTATATCCTATTTTGCAAGCTAATACAAGATGAACCTATAGAAATACCGCAGCAGTCATAACTATCCCCAAATAAGTAAGTTTAACACCTTGGACGAGTAGCAGACAAATTTTTAAAGCAGCTTATTTGCCCAGCATCAACTCCGGGGGACCTGAGTATTGACATGAAAAACTGCACTTAAAGCGAAAAAAGGCAAGCCACTTCAGAACCGATCTGAACTGCTACTGTTCTAATCTATCACCTTGCTGAGACTGAACAGCCCTTAAGTCTACGCCGCCATTCAAATATGACACTAGCAGCAGCTTGAAGGCGACATCCCCTGTCAAGAACAGCACCTCTATCAGGGAGCAGCGTACGGGGTCCACCAGACGTTAGTAGGCCCTAAACAGAGAGGGGAGATCGGCGGACGGCGGGACCGCCGTGGAAATGACATTCTGAAGTCTCTACTGCTTAAAATACAAGAGCTGCAACAAAGGACTCTCCACTTTTTGTATCTCCTCACAAATCGCAACACAGGAGCTTCCACCAACGAACGGATGGTAAAGGATTACAAAAATCCACTCCTCTCTATAATCCTTACCTGCAGCCTACTCGGCTATGGCCGACCGGAAAAAGAATTTTGTCCTACTTCCGCCGGTTCTAGTGAGAGTTCCTCGATGTCTCGCGAGAATTGCCTTCTTTGAGGATATTTGAGAGATGATCGTCTGCGCCACCTCGCGTCCATCCAAGGAAACAAGAGCAAGTGGGGTTGTGCATCCCAATTCGTGCGTTATCgacccattttctttttctaatgccGGGTTCTCTGTTCAGGCTCATATTACATTCATCCGTTCATTGTTTCTCTTTCCATTCGCAAAACCTTCATTCAGTTTATTCGTCCATTCTACTCCGGCTCTTTCACTCACATTCCATTCTTCCGTcacccattttctctctctcgTGGCTGCCCCCCCGTTTCAACCTTCCCCTCAGAAATCAGGCTTTCAGGAAAAGTTCTTATAGGagttgtgtgtgtgcgcgcgggGTAATGGTGGTGACGGGACGGAAAAGACTGCGGCAAGACTAAAGAAACAACTCTTCTTTTCACCGCTGCGAGCGATCCCTCTCAGGCTACAATAAGGCATTTAAAAGGTTCCACGCAGTTGAACTGGCTCGTATTTTCTAAGCTGGATCCAAAGAGGCAAGCTGCACTGATGGGACTTCAAATAATGTATGATTACTATAGTGCAGAGTTGGCATGAGTTCCTGCCAGATTCAGCTCACCTATATTTTCATGCAGATTTTAACCAAGAACAAGTGAAAAGGGAGGTGATTGAGACTTTGCCAAATGAAACTGGGAATGTTGGTGGTACAGTAGTTTAGTAGTTTACTCTCCCCTTAGAAGAGTAAAGGCATCCTACACTAAACAACTCACTTCTATTGACTTAGCAgtggtatttgaaaaaaaaaaacaatcaccaCAACACGTAACTAATATTCTTCCTGCAGAATTAGCACTGGAATACTTGTTCTCCAATATCGGGAAATGCCAGAAATGTAAAACTCACTGTTACTCTAGTGGAAATGTTATTAGACTAGATCACATCAGTGGATGatctcaaaaacaaaataaagctttCCTGAAATCTAGCAAAAAAGAGATACCAGCTTTAAGCAGGGCTTCTTCTTAAAGGTATTAGGagctgtttaaatatttttacttaACTCATTAAGCCAATACTCTTCATTTGTTGATTTAGCATAATCTTGCATTATCTTTTTCTTAATGATAAATAACAAAATCGGATGCAAAACGCAACACTGCAAGAGACAAAACCTTCCACCTCAAAAGGACCCATCTTCATTTCCGTGGGAGAAAGGCACAAGCAATCAGAAATTAATACGCATGTATTGTCTTCAGTTTGAtttttacaaatgaaaaaaatgtataaaatccatccaaatagTACAAGATCCACCaagataataataatttcttaagAAAAATAGTGGgaaattctaaatatattttacttCAGGAAAGGAtggtaaaaaaatcaagaattttATGACAAGAAAAATTAATATCTTCTATACACCAACAAAGTAAAAATAGACATGTTGGGCAAATTGAAGAACCATATATGTCTACAAGTGGGTCCCCTTGAACTTAATGTGGTTTACTTCCAAGAAAAGCATAGAACAACATATAAAGTACTTCTGGACCGAAGCAGTTTAATCACAGGATATTGATTTGACACTTTCAAAATCTAAAAAGGTCACCCTTAAAAGACCACAGTCATTCTGACAGCAAAATGACAGTTTCCAAACTGTAATGTCAGAAATCTTACTGTTTCTTTTAAAGGTACAGCAAAGCTAGAGAACACACCATTTGTATCCATCTTAGGTGATATAAAATGTACAAAGCATGCCAAAATTATAACAGGTCATATATCAAAAGATTTGTAGTCTATGAAAATTGGTGGGTTTTATTGAAGGTCCCTATGCACCAATGTCAATACCATATCAAAAACTATTAACTCACATGATTTTTGCCTTATCACCTTGTCCCCACATTCACTTGGAGAATGGAACAAACTATTATTTTATACTTAGAACACATATGGAGAAAATGTTCACatagaaaatgtgtttttttatatatatacagtgtggtACCTCTCTCTTAAGAATCAGCAAAGTAGGTGCTTGCCTTTCAGGTTGTCATTTGGCAAATGCTcacaaattaaaattttaaagatGAGCAAGTTATTATGCAATGACTTGACTTCCCCAAGATAAGGGCTACTTTCTGTGTTTCCAGTATTTATGGAAGACTTTGCttctattttaacacattgctcTTCTACCCAATTTGAGTATTGACCTAGTATTACCTCCCCTGCTGCtcctttaaattaaaatttttgaCCTAGACAGCTGAATGATCTGTGTTGCAAAAAGTAAGAGAAAGCCtcacaaatacagaaatatataatctgctttatttacaaatgaagcttatattccttcattttttctaattgtttctattattttatgttgttggaaataagtaaaaatattttaatattccagAAGAATAAAAGACAGTTGTCTTTCTGCTAACTGTGCTGGAGAATCCTGGgaagaataaatgttttaaatggtcACCCTggaagtgtttctcagcctgccAAAAAGATAACTAGACCATAGATCCTATGTTTCTACTCATCTGGAAAATATATAATGCAAAAAGATCAACAGACTTTGTTCTAAATATCTGgcctaggttttttttaaagccaaaatgTTACTAAAATCAGTACTACTGTTCAGTAAAATCAGTATGATTGTCGAGTTCCATAATTCTTGAATAAAATCTGATTTACATAACTAAAATGCTGCTCTGAAGCCACCTTCTGAGACTTTAAAACAtatcatgaagtcacgaagagtcagaagcgactgaacgaataaacaaaagaTCTATCAGATCTAGTCTGAAAAAGTAAAAGATAACAAACCTCAAAAAACATTGAATGAGAATGGTACATATAAAACCACATTCCCTTGCAAATGTTGCTAACTTTCAAAGACTCTGGTTTGTTGGGCAGagggttgtttatttgttttggctCCCTTATAATGTTTCCAACAGCTTGTGTGACATATGTCAACTGAAATggtatgaagaaaaatggatagcTGTGGgcttttccttctttgcttcttCTCACAAGACTAGGGTGAAGATTCTTTTGTTACTGCATCTTTCCTAGTTGgatctttttccaggcttcagAGGCTGTAAAAATGCAGGAGTCAAGAATCCCAGCCACAGTGAACGTTCCACCAATGATGGCACAAATCTGAAATgggcaaaggaaaaggaaacacttAGTACTGTTGGCCTTCCCTGCTCCCTAGGCCCCTCCCCCACAAACCTCAGAAAGATCCCCTCAGGCATACAGCTTCTGCTTGGCTtttattaagttatttttaaacacaCTAGATGCAGTTAGATATAAGTTTAGTCAATGATCTGGATGAAGATTTAAACCTTTTCTTAAATACAATAACAACACCTTAGTGTTATagtttttttctgaattcttttaTCTTAGTTAATATTCCCCCTAAACAATTCGCTAATAGGTGATTCACAACCCATTTTCTGCCTTCATCTTGTTCTTCCTGGTTAGATTAGAACTCCACTAGGTTGAGATCATGTCATTTTAGTACTTAGTCATATAGTACTTAGTATTGAGATCAAGGATCTTCCCAACTACCAAGTACTAATGCAACCAACCCATCCATGTATCAGCAGAAAACCATACTGGGATGAAATCTGGTTCCCATTCTGCCAATTCCTTTCCTGGAATTGACTAGCAGTGTGGCTGCTTCTAGTCACTGCTGTCTAGTGCTGTTCGGATTATTTCATGGAGCATTCTTTAATCTTTGTTTTAGAAGCAAATCTGAcaatggaatttatttctgaatcaaCATCATAGCAGCCTTCCTCTgactgggtgccctccagatgtgttggcctcAATCCCATAAACTGGATAGGGATTATGGCAATTGTAGCCATCAGGACACCAAGTTAGGAAGGCTACATTATATATATTTGGGCTACACACCAAATTTAATGAAAGGGTTATCACCCTTCCACAAAGGAGTGTGATACTGAGATGGCCACCTAAAAGAATAATCATGAAAATTGAGAAGGGAACTAGGAATAAGATTATATAAAACTTTCATGAAAATTGAGAAGGGAACTAGGAATAAGATTATATAAAACTTTAACAGCAGTAACAGAAGCAGTGAGGGAGGAATTGCTcatttttctgtgtattttttattCTGATATTTGTGTCCAATGAGCTCAGTGAAATGGAAATAggtttctgtgaaaaaaaaagttaaaggatTTTTCAAGCCGTGGCTgaaattctgggaaataaaaGCCACAAAAAGAAATGGAACAAACTGATTCctttacatttcattttctttttacagaGCTGAAAATGTTTTCCACAACTACTCTCAATTCATTTACCTTCTCTTCTACCAAAAGTgatgcaaagttacttttcaggGAATATGACAGCAGAATGAGTTCGGTAACTTCAACCAATACAGATTAGTTGACACCAGAGGTTTTAAACCACAAGATGGGAGAGGAAATGTACTTGGTACATCAAAGCAGGAAAGTATCACTTCATATTTCTAaacataagaaaaatatatttccacttctatttataaaattaaatactCCTATACATGGAGAATCCCCTGAactggtagaaacaactggggtaTCTTAGGATAGCCACATTTCACTTCAATAGTTAATGAGCAAGGACATTTATTGGATGAAATGTCACTACCGCATGGGTCTGCAACAATCCATAAGCAAGATGAGGCCAAAACACTTCTCTGAACTTTGTGCAAAAACAAGTCacaaaaacaagtaaataaatgtcCCTAGTTTCTCTTATATTGAGCCAATGAATATGCAGAATACTATTTAAAAATcactcaattaattaattaattaattaatatatcacccaactcctagcaactctgggcagtttacaaattgttaaaaacatttaaaacaagaaaacaacacaaagcaaaaaaagagcaaagatggcagagacaacaaacctggatgggaacaaagaaaaggaataaaagggggctttgatcacatgttAGGAATTTAAggtgaagaaccacactgaatCAGGAATTGAactctagtatttattgttctatcctatagacagaatcctgccaaactCAAACCAAACTACTAAGCACTAATGGAAAAACTCCAGAAcactttttgtttattcgtttagtcgcttccaactcttcatgacttcatggatcagcccacaccagagcttcttgtcagtcgtcaacacccccagctcccccagggacgagtccgtcacctctagaatatcatccatccatcttgcccttggtcggcccctcttccttttgccttccactctccctagcatcagcatcttctccagggtgtcctgtcttctcattatgtggccaaagtatttcagttttgccgttaatatcattccctcaagtgagcagtctggctttatttcctggaggatggactggtttgatcttcttgaagtccaaggcactctcagaattttcctccaacaccacagttcaaaagcatctatcttccttcgctcagccttccttatggtccagctctcgcagccacatgttactatggggaacaccattgttttaactatgcggacctttgttgtcagtgtgatatctctgctcttaactattttatcgagatttgtcattgctcttctcccaaggattaagtgtcttctgatttcctgactgcagtcagcatccacagtaatcttcacacctagaaatacaaagtctttcactgcttctacattttctccctctatgtgccagttatcaatcaagctggttgccataatcttggtttttttgagggttagctgcaagccagcttttgcactttcttctttcaccttcatcataaggctcctcagttcctcttcactttcagccatcaaagtggtatcatctgcatatctgagattgttaatgtttcttccagcgattttaactccagccttggattcctcaaacccagcacatcacatgatgtgttctgcgtacaagttgagtaGGTAGAATgggagtatacaaccctgctgtacttctttcccagtcttaaaccagtctgttgttccctggtctgttcttactgttgctacttggtcgttatacagattcttcaggaggcatacaacatgacttggtatccccataccgctaagaacttgccacaatttgttatggtccacacagtcaaaggctttagaatagtcaataaaacagaaatagatgtttttctgaaactccctggctttttccattatccagcggatattggcagtttggcccctagttcctctgccttttctaaacccagcttgtacatctggcaattctcgctccatgaattgctgaagtctaccttgcaggatcttgaacattaccctactggcatgtgaaatgagtgccactgtttgatagtttgaacattctttagtgtttcccttttttggtatggggatataagttgattttttccaatctgatggccattcttgtgttttccaaatttgctggcatatagcatgcattaccttgacagcatcatcttgcaagattttgaacaattcagctgggataccatcgtctcctgctgccttgttattagcaatgcttcttaaggcccattcaacctcactctttaggatgtctggctctaactcactgaccacaccattaaagctattcccgatattgttatccttcctatacaggtcttccgtatattcttgccaccttttcttgatctcttcttcttctgttaggtccttgccatctttgtttttgatcatacccattttggcctggaatttacctccaatgtttctaattttctggaagaggcctcttgtccttcctattctattgtctttttccacttctgcgcattgcttgtgtaaaaataattccttatctcttctggctaacctctggaattttgcatttaattgggcatatctccccctatcactgttgccttttgctttccttctttcttgggctacttctagtgtctcagcagacagccattttgccttcttggttttctctttctttgggatgtattttgttgccgcctcctgaacaatgttgcgaacttctgtccagagctcttccgggaccctatctactaagtccagtcccttaaatctattcttcacctccactgcatattccttaggaatattagtgagctcatatctagctgatctgtgggtcttccctaatgtctgaagtaaggatggcaagcagggggctcccatccagactgtcaagcgcatgcgtagcactgaggaattgttcagccattcaaagagacacagatcgggaccgccttaacccttgggggttatatgtctgggtttttcccacgcttcttcagtttgttaggattcctgttaagtactagcaataaatattagagaccagttcattgtctcagtgtgtttcctggttgttaggacatcaatcctaacaaactcctactcccatcgaaagagggaggaacaagcaattaaggagatacgtttagaaatgtcttccctactccacctggaggctccgctacccccaaacacccgagcaggaaggcgcaagactacagaccggacagcatctggcagcaccgacgtcagacgaccagggcacgccagacagggtcacggccctggaagccagggtacaataccttgaacacctgctcctgtccccgacatcggcagaccggggcacgccagacaaggacacggccctggaagccaaggtacgagacctggaacatatgctccagtccctggcaaccatcgtaggcgagcgctccaagactgaggtgacacagggggcaagag
This window contains:
- the RPL26L1 gene encoding ribosomal protein uL24-like produces the protein MKFNPFVTSDRSKNRKRHFNAPSHIRRKIMSSPLSKELRQKYNVRSMPIRKDDEVQVVRGHYKGQQIGKVVQVYRKKYVIYIERVQREKANGTTVHVGIHPSKVVITRLKLDKDRKKILERKAKSRQVGKEKGKYKEETIEKMQE